Proteins found in one Hypericibacter terrae genomic segment:
- a CDS encoding cupin domain-containing protein: protein MSYRPSPRPTFDRPTHIRYDQVTRHLWGDEQSAQVDDWIYASSDKIHQLVFGLPSGGAFRHSEEYRTVFGADEVLYVLQGIFGCANPETGEVQVAQKGEAVFFRKDTWHHGFSLGTEPLRVLEFYAPPPSKGTSGAYARTKPYLTESRYERPEVFGHFPMEAAALRKSEGMTVLRDSDLHWRLQGKTQGALVGLYAATDQLTVGRMRLLPGQKSDLEIHGGDEGLYVLSGELNLLTPEAEGQRWFELHPKDGFFVPEGVGHQYHNMGSEPAEFLFGIAPHYQKSA from the coding sequence ATGAGCTATCGCCCTTCGCCCCGGCCGACCTTCGATCGCCCGACCCATATCCGCTACGACCAGGTCACGCGCCATCTCTGGGGCGACGAGCAATCGGCCCAAGTCGACGACTGGATCTATGCCTCGAGCGACAAGATCCATCAGCTCGTGTTCGGCCTGCCGTCGGGCGGCGCCTTCCGCCATTCCGAGGAGTACCGGACCGTCTTCGGCGCCGACGAGGTGCTCTATGTGCTGCAGGGGATATTCGGCTGTGCCAATCCCGAGACCGGCGAGGTCCAGGTCGCGCAGAAAGGCGAGGCCGTGTTCTTCCGCAAGGACACCTGGCATCACGGCTTCAGCCTCGGCACCGAGCCCCTGCGCGTGCTGGAGTTCTATGCGCCGCCGCCCTCCAAGGGCACCTCGGGCGCCTATGCCCGCACCAAGCCCTACCTGACGGAGTCACGTTATGAGCGGCCCGAGGTGTTCGGCCACTTTCCCATGGAAGCGGCGGCCTTGCGCAAAAGCGAAGGCATGACGGTCCTGCGCGACAGCGATCTCCATTGGCGCCTCCAGGGCAAGACGCAAGGCGCGCTCGTCGGGCTCTATGCCGCGACCGACCAGCTGACGGTCGGGCGCATGCGCCTCCTGCCCGGGCAGAAATCCGATCTCGAAATTCATGGCGGCGACGAAGGGCTCTATGTCCTCTCGGGCGAGCTCAATCTCCTGACGCCCGAAGCCGAGGGTCAGCGCTGGTTCGAGCTGCACCCCAAGGACGGCTTCTTCGTGCCGGAGGGCGTCGGTCACCAGTATCACAACATGGGATCCGAACCGGCCGAGTTCCTGTTCGGCATCGCGCCGCATTATCAGAAGAGCGCGTGA
- a CDS encoding alpha/beta fold hydrolase: MTANAPRALAFAQHPFAHGVATLRSGMEIAWSRSGDGTATPLLLIHGITDNRATWEPFRNALHEVAPEIPWISMDLRGHGDSSLPVLAPSNHITSEGFRLADYAADAVGLLDALGIGRAILVGHSLGGLIGQEVALTYPDRLRGLAMVATTTNSRDNPLFVRDVMGELFGRRLPGLAEAKGLRYPQGLAGFTMRQLDSSMMTWLRDVWCVTPNVDPALCAAAVEWTADIPLATWFGAFTGLLEMETSERLMDLRVPSLVVSAARDEIFPIEPDQRVMEHAMSEAHRRHGTPWRCNVYRAVASSDNGRHDVGHAVPWQAANELAGDIAAFVKSLPT; this comes from the coding sequence ATGACCGCGAATGCTCCCCGAGCGCTTGCCTTCGCCCAGCATCCGTTCGCCCACGGCGTCGCGACGCTGCGCTCGGGCATGGAGATCGCCTGGTCGCGGTCCGGTGACGGTACCGCCACGCCGCTGCTGCTGATCCATGGCATCACCGACAACCGCGCGACCTGGGAGCCCTTCCGCAACGCGCTCCATGAAGTGGCGCCGGAGATCCCCTGGATCAGCATGGATCTTCGCGGCCATGGCGATTCCTCGCTGCCGGTGCTGGCGCCCTCGAACCACATCACTTCGGAGGGCTTCCGGCTCGCCGATTACGCGGCGGATGCGGTGGGGCTGCTCGACGCCCTCGGGATCGGGCGCGCCATCCTGGTCGGCCATTCGCTGGGCGGGCTGATCGGCCAGGAGGTGGCGCTGACCTATCCCGACCGCCTGCGAGGGCTGGCGATGGTCGCGACCACGACCAACTCGCGCGACAACCCGCTCTTCGTCCGCGATGTCATGGGTGAGCTCTTCGGCCGCCGACTGCCCGGCCTGGCCGAGGCCAAGGGCCTCCGTTACCCGCAAGGCCTCGCCGGCTTCACGATGCGCCAGCTCGACTCCTCGATGATGACCTGGCTGCGCGACGTCTGGTGCGTGACGCCCAATGTCGATCCCGCGCTCTGTGCCGCCGCGGTCGAATGGACGGCGGACATCCCGCTCGCCACCTGGTTCGGCGCCTTCACCGGCCTGCTCGAGATGGAGACGTCCGAGCGGCTGATGGATCTGCGCGTACCGAGCCTCGTTGTCTCGGCCGCGCGCGACGAGATCTTCCCGATCGAGCCCGACCAGCGGGTGATGGAGCATGCCATGAGCGAGGCCCATCGCCGCCACGGCACGCCCTGGCGCTGCAACGTCTATCGCGCCGTCGCCAGCAGCGACAATGGCCGCCACGATGTCGGTCATGCCGTGCCCTGGCAGGCCGCCAATGAGCTGGCGGGGGATATCGCGGCCTTCGTCAAATCCCTTCCCACCTGA
- a CDS encoding amidohydrolase family protein, whose protein sequence is MPGNLAIRNVHILGGPAIDLVIREGRIAAIGLGLAAPGIETLDGKGRLLLPGLVESHTHLDKTLWGMPWRPNSAGPTLKDYIDNERRILREVTVPIAKRAGGLLETFIAKGTLHLRSHIDIDPEFGLKHVEAMLALRERYRDIAEMQFVVFPQTGLLIRPGTAELMEEALKLGVETVGGLDPAGIDRDPIRHLETVFGLATRYGRGVDIHLHDREESGVWQIERIADFTAANGLKGKVMVSHAYCLGQVPRVRIEKLAQRLADLDISLMTSAPADTEIPPATWLREAGVNLCCGSDGIRDAWSPFGNGDMLERAMLLAYRLDWSKDEMLSAALATVTENGAKALGLHDYGIAVGHPANLLLIDAETVGDAVVRRPADRVVIARGKVIAKDGKFIDSRL, encoded by the coding sequence ATGCCGGGCAATCTCGCGATCCGCAACGTCCATATCCTGGGCGGCCCCGCCATCGATCTGGTGATCCGCGAGGGCCGCATCGCGGCGATCGGGCTGGGTCTCGCCGCGCCCGGCATCGAGACGCTCGACGGCAAGGGCCGGCTGTTGCTGCCGGGGCTGGTCGAGAGCCATACCCATCTCGACAAGACGCTCTGGGGCATGCCCTGGCGCCCCAACAGCGCCGGCCCGACGCTCAAGGACTATATCGACAACGAGCGCCGCATCCTGCGCGAGGTCACGGTCCCGATCGCGAAGCGTGCCGGCGGCCTGCTCGAGACCTTCATCGCCAAGGGCACGCTCCATCTCCGCTCCCATATCGATATCGATCCCGAGTTCGGGCTCAAGCATGTCGAGGCCATGCTGGCGCTACGCGAGCGCTATCGCGACATCGCCGAGATGCAGTTCGTGGTGTTCCCGCAGACCGGACTGCTGATCCGCCCGGGCACGGCCGAATTGATGGAAGAGGCGCTCAAGCTCGGCGTCGAGACCGTGGGCGGGCTCGATCCCGCGGGCATCGACCGCGACCCGATCCGCCATCTCGAGACTGTCTTCGGCCTCGCGACCCGATATGGCCGCGGCGTCGATATCCATCTCCATGACCGCGAGGAGTCCGGCGTCTGGCAGATCGAGCGCATCGCCGATTTCACGGCGGCGAACGGCCTCAAGGGCAAGGTTATGGTCAGCCATGCCTACTGCCTCGGCCAGGTGCCGCGCGTGCGGATCGAGAAGCTCGCGCAGCGTCTCGCCGATCTCGACATCAGCCTGATGACCTCGGCGCCCGCCGACACGGAGATCCCACCGGCCACCTGGTTGCGCGAGGCCGGCGTCAATCTCTGCTGCGGCTCGGACGGAATCCGCGATGCCTGGTCGCCCTTCGGCAATGGCGACATGTTGGAGCGCGCCATGCTGCTGGCCTACCGGCTCGACTGGTCGAAGGACGAGATGCTGTCCGCCGCCCTCGCCACGGTGACCGAGAACGGCGCCAAGGCGCTGGGCTTGCACGACTACGGAATTGCCGTCGGCCACCCGGCCAATCTCCTCCTCATCGATGCCGAGACGGTTGGCGATGCCGTGGTACGCCGCCCGGCCGACCGCGTCGTGATCGCGCGGGGCAAGGTCATTGCCAAGGATGGAAAATTCATCGACAGCCGGCTCTGA